DNA sequence from the Leptospira limi genome:
TTGTCCACTTTGGAAGTGACACTGACGTTTGTTCCCCAAAACACTTTGTTACCTGGGATGGTGATAGGGATATATTCTCCTTTTTCAATCTCACGGAGTTGTTCGCCAATGTCCCCGCGGTATTCCACACCCACGTATTGGTTTTTCAGTTCTAGACCTTGCAAACCCTTAATTTTTGATTCAATTGGTTCAAATGGAGGTCTTTCAATTACATGACCACCAAACAAAGGTTGTCCCGTCGCATCACGTGCGTTGGCAAGATCAACTATAGCACGTAAGTGTTGGTCAATTTCTTTTCCAATGGCAACTTCGAGTTCAAACCCTTTGTCACCTTGGTAGATACCATTGCCTGCTTGTACGGTTAAAACACGTACCCGTTGGAAAATTTCACCCATCTTATCGAGGACACCATCGATCTGTTGCAGACGTTGGTAACCATCCCCAATGTTTTCTTCATATTGTGAAAGTTCATTGAGGCGAGATCGAAAGTACATCTGGTTTGTGGCAGCACCCGGATCATCCGATGGTTTACGGATTTTTAATCCAGTCCCCAGTTGCGTTTGGGTTTCATCCATTGCCACTTGGTGGCGGTTTAAGTTCCGCACCAAGGAATTGTTCTGCATCATGTTAGTGATTCTGATCATGATTATACACCTAACCTATTTATGATGGTATCTAACATTTCATTGAGCGTGGAGATCATACGAGCCGAGGCATTATAAGATTGTTGGAACTGCACCATATTGGCCATCTCCTCATCTAAATTCACACCCATCACGGACTGACGCATGTTTTCTAGTTCCACCATGAGTTCGTTTTGTGTCGTATACTCTTGTTTTGCTTCACGAGCCTCGGTTCCCAGTCTTGAAATCAGTGAGTTATAAAAATCATCCGTTGTTTTAGAATAATCAAACATCACTGGTTTTTCTCGTAGTGCCGCTGCGATAAGAAGTGCATTGGATCCGTCTTTTTGACCGTTTGGTGAATTGTAATCACCAGATCCATTCACATCTTTACCCCGACCAGCTGCTATGTTTGCAGGGTTATTTCTCACTTCGTCAGACATCTTAAAAAAGGAAGATGGGTGGTACATCGGTGTGAGAGTAATGTCTTGCGCATTGGATTGGAACTTATTGATCTCACCAATTTTTCGGTAATCAAAGGATCCAGATACTCCTGAGGCAGTCAAAATGCCAGTGAGACCAACAAGGAGTTCTCCTGAATCTTCCAAGTGGCGGATCATAAAGTTTTCTTTTTTGTCTTGTGGGTTTGTAGTTGCCTTTAGCGCCAATTGGTTGTCATGCGACATGTATGCCACAACACCAGTTTCCGAACGATTGATTCGTTTGATGACTGCATTCAAAGTATCATCTTTAGAATACGGTACAAGGATTTCTGTTTCGCCACCTGGACTTGCTTTTAAAAATCGCATGGTCCCTGAGATTCCAATGGGGCGATCAGGATCAAGAGAGGTGCGACCTGTCACACGAAAGACTGCTGTTTTATCGTTGAGTCCATCACCATCAGTATCGATTTCCCCGAAGGTATTGGTAGCAAGGGCTCTTTGTTCAAAGAAGTTCACATTGGTTTTGCCATTGAGACCAAATCCATCTTTATGGATTTCGTTGATGACATCCATGGCATTGATCGCAAGTGCATCCACAGCATTGATTTTTTCGACTAAGATTCGGTCTCTGATTTCGTAAAGGGCTTGGATACTTCCTTTTCGGAGGAGAACTGTATCTCCAGTTTCAGACCATTTTAAATCAAGTAGTCCATCATTGTTTGGATTCCCTACCAAATCAATTTTGTGAACCTTTTGACCTTGGATGAGGATTTGTTGGCCAATAAAAACCATCAGTTCATCTTCATCGCTACGTCCGATGGTGATATCAGCCATACCAGCTAATTCTTGTAAAAGTTCGTCTCTTCTATCTAAAAGGTCGTTGGGATTGTCACCTAATGCTTGTGATTTTGTAATTTTTTCATTAAGAGATTTGATGTTTTCAGAAACAGTATTGAGGTGGTTTACTTTTGCTTCAATTTCCCGATTCGATTGGTCACGGAGAAGAGAAAGTTTTCTATATACATCTTCCATACGTGAACCAAGTGCTTCGGCTTTTTCTTGCACAACAGCACGGTGAGCAGTTTCTTCAGGATAATTCGAAAGGTCTTCCCAAGAAGACCAAAACTGATCCATCATGGACCTAAGTGTCGTTCCCGTTGGCTCATTAAAAACTGTTTCTACTTGGTACAAATAATCATTTTTTTTGCCCCAATATTCTTTTAAGGAAGAGGAATCAATGATGCGATCATCAATAAAATTATCACGAACTCGTTCAATCTCGGAAATTTTTACCCCTTGCCCAATTTGGCCAGGAACTTC
Encoded proteins:
- a CDS encoding flagellar hook-associated protein 3, with product MRITNMMQNNSLVRNLNRHQVAMDETQTQLGTGLKIRKPSDDPGAATNQMYFRSRLNELSQYEENIGDGYQRLQQIDGVLDKMGEIFQRVRVLTVQAGNGIYQGDKGFELEVAIGKEIDQHLRAIVDLANARDATGQPLFGGHVIERPPFEPIESKIKGLQGLELKNQYVGVEYRGDIGEQLREIEKGEYIPITIPGNKVFWGTNVSVTSKVDNSAYQATSDQKFKIDGVEIHISVGDTIDDVIDKINNAPLEVKASKLAQDNISISSTAPHQIWLEDVDGGTVLRDIGLIEPSASEPPNNYSKSATVTGLSVFDTLIQLRNDLIQKDQERIGGRDLGDLDLALENILRHRSTIGARMNRLEQHEERVSYDKMYMTELLAKNEGIDFPETIMNMKWLETIHSYALNVGSKIIKPTLMDFLR
- the flgK gene encoding flagellar hook-associated protein FlgK; the encoded protein is MGSTFQGIEIGKRGLSVHQQAIQTTGHNISNADNKHYARQRVVMNSMDPIYDPAFNRAEVPGQIGQGVKISEIERVRDNFIDDRIIDSSSLKEYWGKKNDYLYQVETVFNEPTGTTLRSMMDQFWSSWEDLSNYPEETAHRAVVQEKAEALGSRMEDVYRKLSLLRDQSNREIEAKVNHLNTVSENIKSLNEKITKSQALGDNPNDLLDRRDELLQELAGMADITIGRSDEDELMVFIGQQILIQGQKVHKIDLVGNPNNDGLLDLKWSETGDTVLLRKGSIQALYEIRDRILVEKINAVDALAINAMDVINEIHKDGFGLNGKTNVNFFEQRALATNTFGEIDTDGDGLNDKTAVFRVTGRTSLDPDRPIGISGTMRFLKASPGGETEILVPYSKDDTLNAVIKRINRSETGVVAYMSHDNQLALKATTNPQDKKENFMIRHLEDSGELLVGLTGILTASGVSGSFDYRKIGEINKFQSNAQDITLTPMYHPSSFFKMSDEVRNNPANIAAGRGKDVNGSGDYNSPNGQKDGSNALLIAAALREKPVMFDYSKTTDDFYNSLISRLGTEAREAKQEYTTQNELMVELENMRQSVMGVNLDEEMANMVQFQQSYNASARMISTLNEMLDTIINRLGV